A single window of Anaerocolumna chitinilytica DNA harbors:
- a CDS encoding ABC transporter permease — MFFKKLKKYRVELKTNMWLYLMFLPVFLWYVLFSYLPMGGMVIAFQKYDIVKGILHSSWVGLRNFKILFDDPYFFRLFRNTLLMNVYGIVFGFPLPIILAIAFNEIRRKRFKKITQTISYLPYFISSVVVMSMVIQFVSTTGLVNVFLNHLGIKSIFFLQEAKYFRTIFISTGIWQGTGFGAIIYMAALAGISNDQYEAATVDGAGKFQKMLYITLPGLAPTIVIMLLINLGSILNVGHERIILLYNPSIYETADVFNSYIYREGILNRRYSYGQAMTIFQNVIGFALVYTANKITRKLDGTTLW; from the coding sequence ATGTTTTTTAAGAAATTAAAAAAATACAGGGTTGAATTAAAAACTAACATGTGGTTGTATCTGATGTTCTTGCCGGTCTTTCTCTGGTATGTGCTATTTTCTTATTTGCCCATGGGCGGTATGGTCATCGCATTTCAGAAGTATGACATTGTAAAAGGAATATTACATAGCTCCTGGGTTGGATTGAGAAATTTTAAGATACTGTTCGATGATCCATATTTTTTCCGTTTGTTTCGTAACACGCTTCTAATGAATGTATATGGAATAGTTTTTGGTTTTCCACTGCCTATTATATTAGCCATTGCTTTTAATGAAATACGCAGAAAGAGATTTAAAAAAATCACGCAGACAATCAGTTATCTGCCTTATTTTATATCTTCCGTAGTCGTTATGTCCATGGTAATACAATTTGTTTCAACAACAGGATTAGTGAATGTATTCCTAAACCATCTGGGAATCAAAAGTATTTTCTTTTTGCAGGAGGCCAAATATTTTCGGACTATCTTTATCAGCACGGGAATCTGGCAGGGAACCGGCTTTGGAGCCATTATCTACATGGCAGCACTGGCAGGTATCTCAAATGACCAGTATGAAGCGGCAACCGTAGACGGAGCGGGGAAATTCCAGAAGATGCTCTATATTACCTTGCCGGGACTTGCACCTACCATTGTAATTATGCTGCTGATTAATCTGGGTTCCATCCTAAACGTTGGTCACGAGCGTATCATTCTGCTTTACAATCCTTCTATTTATGAAACTGCGGATGTTTTTAATTCCTATATCTATAGAGAAGGCATTTTGAATAGAAGATACAGTTATGGTCAGGCAATGACCATCTTCCAGAATGTTATAGGCTTTGCCTTAGTGTATACGGCAAATAAGATAACCAGGAAATTAGACGGAACTACCCTGTGGTAA
- a CDS encoding AraC family transcriptional regulator, which translates to MNRLRNQLNRIDTIFNRMIACFVILVVMVVLIIGGVLTIQFSYNYNRKIEELEQYRLEYLEHKINNLFEESNRIIQEITSLGNKDKEIQSFLYHPMKNDFFKAVNLLKYLQTLSTQNDSFVSSLELYVQNNDVWISTFTGINYTDEDSKKFKAELDIFGSEVQFQGSKRWVSDRVMKYSMREIPVFSVTSGYPLYTEEESRYKGYVIVNIKKEVLQELLQDYLTRGLDAVAIIDSKGNVIDAEGNVAGFQAFRNSNKSYMDELLLGKVKNNFYTVKDHIVMSQPVSMGDWTIVNLVSTKEYFDETRAIQTRIVIISLLVVLFGMILSYCFARKLYKPFHTVMSRLLKAKLNKKARENEYYYIDRAMEELYDKAVEKEKVLNDNKNIIKSDFVVRLLTAKLSDKKSMEDKLKFLGYSSEYTWNYVLMIKVHPKIYKNLDEIGKNLIIYNMINYFDNYKNESLQCLSADLFDGKVCVIVSEIGPGKEELKALRNKFTDYMMMNFSINPIILQSSNFEELGSAHEAYLSLLKLSEYIYFLPRAYFIDANELGDRLKEQRKTMDCHYETFSEALVNRNLEVINKILKDFIDEASSLSVATNYLNGAVLKYLFIYNYYMRDIMKGKNNETEHFKDFNDQYDVEDFYYWFISLIENTFDELKKVESNPSQTVADLIEKVIMENLEEELSLEFIAEKVFLSPKYISRIFKEEKGINITQFITDCKLKKAAKLLIESNMPLDELIKKIGFGSSNYFIKKFKEKYSVTPVQYRRNSIM; encoded by the coding sequence ATGAACAGATTAAGAAACCAGCTGAACCGAATTGATACCATATTTAACCGTATGATAGCCTGTTTTGTTATTCTGGTTGTAATGGTAGTGTTGATAATAGGAGGAGTATTAACGATACAGTTCTCTTATAACTACAACCGGAAAATAGAAGAGTTGGAGCAGTACCGTCTGGAGTATCTGGAGCATAAGATCAATAATTTATTTGAAGAATCGAATCGGATTATTCAGGAGATTACTAGTTTGGGCAATAAGGACAAGGAGATTCAAAGTTTCTTGTATCACCCAATGAAGAATGATTTCTTCAAGGCAGTTAACCTATTGAAATATTTGCAGACACTAAGTACTCAAAATGATTCCTTTGTATCAAGCCTCGAGCTTTATGTTCAGAATAATGATGTTTGGATATCTACTTTTACCGGTATTAATTATACGGACGAGGATTCTAAGAAATTCAAAGCAGAGCTTGATATCTTTGGTTCAGAAGTACAGTTTCAGGGAAGTAAAAGATGGGTTTCGGACCGGGTTATGAAGTACAGTATGAGAGAAATACCAGTGTTTTCTGTTACCTCTGGATACCCCCTCTATACAGAGGAGGAATCCAGATACAAGGGATATGTAATCGTTAATATAAAGAAGGAGGTCTTACAGGAGCTATTACAGGATTACCTGACAAGAGGACTGGATGCTGTAGCTATTATAGACAGCAAGGGGAATGTTATTGATGCGGAGGGAAATGTAGCAGGCTTTCAGGCTTTTAGGAATAGTAACAAAAGTTATATGGATGAGCTTCTCCTGGGAAAGGTGAAGAATAATTTTTATACGGTAAAAGACCATATTGTTATGAGTCAGCCGGTTTCCATGGGAGATTGGACGATTGTCAATCTCGTCTCCACCAAAGAATACTTTGATGAGACAAGGGCAATTCAGACCAGGATTGTGATTATCTCCTTGCTGGTTGTTCTGTTCGGTATGATACTGTCCTACTGCTTCGCCAGAAAATTATATAAGCCTTTCCATACGGTTATGAGCAGATTACTAAAAGCGAAATTAAATAAAAAGGCGAGAGAAAATGAATACTACTACATAGACCGGGCAATGGAAGAGCTCTATGACAAAGCAGTAGAAAAAGAAAAAGTGCTAAATGACAATAAAAACATTATAAAAAGTGATTTTGTTGTCAGACTTCTTACAGCTAAGCTAAGCGATAAGAAATCCATGGAGGATAAGCTGAAGTTCCTGGGATATTCCAGCGAGTATACCTGGAACTATGTTCTTATGATAAAAGTCCATCCAAAGATATATAAAAATCTGGATGAAATCGGGAAAAATCTAATTATATATAATATGATAAATTATTTTGATAATTACAAAAACGAGTCGTTGCAGTGCTTATCGGCTGATTTGTTTGATGGGAAGGTCTGTGTAATTGTATCGGAAATAGGTCCTGGAAAAGAAGAGTTAAAAGCCCTCAGAAATAAATTCACCGATTATATGATGATGAACTTTTCTATTAATCCTATTATATTGCAAAGCAGTAATTTTGAGGAGCTGGGCTCAGCTCACGAGGCATATCTTAGCCTATTAAAACTATCGGAATATATATACTTTCTTCCCAGGGCGTATTTTATTGATGCAAATGAGCTGGGAGACAGGCTGAAAGAACAAAGGAAGACCATGGACTGTCATTATGAAACCTTCAGTGAAGCTCTGGTTAACAGAAACCTTGAGGTTATCAACAAAATATTAAAGGATTTTATAGACGAGGCCAGTTCCCTGTCCGTGGCAACAAATTATTTGAATGGTGCTGTCTTAAAGTATTTATTTATCTACAACTATTACATGAGAGATATTATGAAGGGGAAGAACAATGAAACAGAGCATTTTAAAGATTTTAACGACCAGTATGATGTGGAAGATTTCTATTATTGGTTCATAAGCCTGATAGAGAACACCTTTGATGAATTGAAGAAAGTAGAAAGTAATCCATCCCAGACGGTAGCGGACTTGATAGAAAAAGTTATTATGGAGAATCTGGAAGAAGAACTTTCCTTAGAATTTATTGCAGAGAAGGTCTTCCTAAGTCCCAAATATATCAGCCGCATCTTTAAAGAGGAAAAGGGTATCAATATCACGCAGTTTATTACGGATTGTAAGCTGAAAAAGGCTGCAAAGCTCCTTATAGAATCCAATATGCCTTTAGATGAATTGATAAAAAAGATTGGCTTTGGCAGTTCCAACTATTTTATTAAGAAGTTCAAGGAGAAATATTCCGTCACACCGGTTCAGTACCGACGCAATTCCATTATGTAA
- a CDS encoding GH36-type glycosyl hydrolase domain-containing protein yields the protein MRMEEKINYYAEQLAQIKNQKEGICRLPGDTYFLEDGSILCFPRKEGDNRFPYGVQGFNFWAYASGYMHANDGLFSPFLRANEGQEPKIAFFAGWKGDYQYDVLSLLAVPRLEETKFREVIRYTIFTSNCAYYITEARQMRFTLRVFTDESKKMYFTVLLQNLGEKEQELYLSPYFNPFLSNSIYENSEHRWFRKGEYKAVSGKPGQFVFSINEDLSRTRSVTNYGILEQELILSKGCCLQKQEATTSRYQYVGGIYSSLHTAEALKEGTFQKQIHTTAFNDVAVAGELLHFLVPAGESLRAEFALGYSIHSSSPADLDRLAEETKPVQTDERLGLNFKKAEKEEKSLQAEFGSVLAEKLNDRALEIREFTGRTFTYFFQYLKQQVTFCSLIKGYVQLAESSLIGIRDVFQALEGMLYYNPEAAKVKILEALSFIGPNGRCPRQYSLPSGKDVAPAMDLREFIDQGVWVINTLISYLKFTGDYEILEETCGYYEIVDEKRKSVRRSTKVDSVLSHMLCIMDYLIENQDPVTGCIKALYGDWNDALDGLGVSQDGSSDFGNGVSVMVTLQVYQNLHDMEELLTLLGVEEERIKIYQQIAIQIENGLKRYGVTENEKGDKRIVHGWGDNQAYYVGSFQDTDKVSRYGITSNAFWVISGLYKKDRSCKDMILEAFAHLDSEYGLKTFEPYFKPDTPGVGRIYKLPPGTAENGAAYIHASAFGIMALFMMGEAEKAWEQLSKILPFTHKHLSCSPYVMPNSYGENPSLNIDGESMQDWQTGSSNVVFKILLRFVFGFQAEYNGFFLQPAAWVPFESFHLNLKYQNSLLEIHYYNRNNKSRTFSVNNKLHSPIWDENMKIHKLWLTKGDLSDKTVILVED from the coding sequence ATGAGGATGGAAGAAAAAATTAATTATTATGCAGAGCAGCTGGCACAAATAAAGAATCAAAAGGAAGGAATCTGCAGACTGCCGGGAGACACCTACTTCCTGGAGGATGGCAGTATCTTATGCTTTCCCCGAAAAGAGGGAGATAACCGCTTTCCTTATGGAGTGCAAGGGTTCAATTTCTGGGCCTATGCTTCCGGATATATGCATGCAAACGATGGATTATTTTCCCCCTTTCTGCGTGCAAATGAAGGACAGGAGCCTAAAATTGCATTTTTTGCAGGCTGGAAGGGCGATTATCAATATGATGTGCTCTCACTGTTAGCAGTACCAAGGCTAGAGGAAACAAAATTTAGAGAGGTGATAAGGTATACTATTTTTACGAGTAACTGTGCCTATTATATTACAGAAGCCAGACAGATGAGGTTCACCCTTCGGGTATTTACAGATGAAAGTAAAAAAATGTACTTTACCGTACTGCTTCAAAATCTGGGGGAAAAAGAGCAGGAACTTTATTTGTCTCCCTATTTTAACCCTTTCTTAAGCAATAGTATTTATGAGAATTCTGAGCATAGGTGGTTTCGAAAAGGAGAGTATAAAGCAGTTTCTGGGAAACCGGGGCAGTTTGTTTTCTCTATTAATGAGGATTTATCCCGCACCAGGTCTGTTACGAATTATGGCATCCTGGAACAGGAACTGATTCTCTCAAAAGGCTGCTGCTTGCAAAAACAGGAGGCGACAACTTCCAGATATCAATATGTAGGCGGAATCTACAGCAGTTTACACACCGCAGAAGCTTTAAAAGAAGGAACCTTTCAAAAGCAAATTCATACTACAGCCTTTAACGATGTCGCTGTAGCCGGAGAGTTACTGCATTTTCTGGTTCCTGCCGGTGAATCCCTGCGGGCGGAATTTGCTCTTGGCTATAGCATTCATTCAAGTTCTCCGGCTGACCTTGACAGGTTAGCAGAGGAAACGAAGCCTGTTCAGACGGATGAACGGCTGGGGTTAAACTTCAAGAAGGCAGAGAAAGAAGAAAAGTCCTTGCAAGCTGAATTTGGATCTGTTTTAGCAGAAAAGCTTAATGACAGAGCTCTAGAAATAAGAGAATTTACAGGAAGAACCTTTACCTATTTCTTTCAATATTTAAAGCAGCAGGTGACATTCTGCTCACTAATAAAAGGATATGTCCAGTTAGCAGAGAGTTCATTAATAGGGATACGGGATGTGTTTCAGGCCTTGGAGGGGATGCTCTATTATAACCCGGAAGCTGCCAAAGTTAAGATATTAGAGGCGTTAAGCTTTATAGGGCCGAATGGAAGATGCCCAAGGCAATATTCCCTTCCTTCAGGCAAAGATGTAGCGCCGGCTATGGATCTTAGGGAGTTTATTGATCAAGGAGTCTGGGTTATTAATACGTTAATCTCCTATTTAAAGTTTACCGGCGATTATGAAATTCTGGAGGAGACCTGCGGTTATTATGAGATAGTAGATGAAAAAAGAAAAAGTGTCCGGCGAAGTACCAAGGTAGATAGTGTTTTATCCCATATGCTTTGCATTATGGATTATCTCATAGAGAATCAGGACCCGGTAACCGGCTGCATAAAAGCCCTTTATGGTGACTGGAATGATGCTCTTGACGGATTAGGAGTAAGTCAGGACGGCTCCAGCGACTTTGGCAACGGGGTATCTGTTATGGTTACGCTGCAGGTCTATCAAAATCTTCATGATATGGAAGAGCTGTTAACATTACTGGGAGTAGAGGAAGAAAGAATAAAAATCTATCAGCAGATTGCAATTCAGATTGAAAACGGACTTAAAAGGTACGGGGTGACAGAGAATGAAAAGGGTGATAAGCGGATTGTCCATGGCTGGGGAGATAATCAGGCTTATTATGTAGGAAGCTTTCAAGACACAGACAAGGTTTCCAGATATGGAATCACTTCCAATGCCTTTTGGGTAATCAGCGGACTCTATAAAAAAGATAGAAGCTGTAAAGATATGATTCTGGAAGCCTTTGCTCACCTGGATTCGGAGTATGGACTAAAAACCTTTGAGCCTTATTTCAAACCGGATACACCAGGAGTCGGACGAATCTATAAGCTTCCGCCGGGAACTGCTGAGAATGGGGCGGCTTACATTCATGCTTCGGCATTTGGTATTATGGCATTGTTTATGATGGGAGAGGCAGAAAAGGCTTGGGAACAATTAAGCAAGATTCTTCCCTTTACCCATAAGCACCTTTCCTGCTCCCCCTATGTAATGCCAAATTCCTATGGGGAGAACCCATCTTTAAACATTGACGGGGAATCTATGCAGGACTGGCAGACAGGAAGCTCTAATGTGGTATTTAAGATTCTTCTTCGCTTTGTTTTTGGTTTTCAGGCAGAATACAATGGATTTTTTCTACAGCCTGCAGCTTGGGTGCCTTTTGAAAGCTTTCACCTTAATCTGAAATATCAAAACAGCCTGCTGGAAATACATTATTATAACAGGAATAATAAAAGCCGCACATTTTCTGTAAATAACAAATTACATTCACCTATATGGGATGAGAATATGAAGATTCATAAGCTTTGGTTGACGAAAGGTGATTTATCAGATAAAACGGTAATCTTAGTGGAAGACTGA
- a CDS encoding phosphoglucomutase/phosphomannomutase family protein, translated as MLRFGTGGWRAIIGDEFTRDNIESLAQTIANYINNQADTVKPAGFVIGYDRRFLSQRAAVWMSEIIAANGLNVYLINEVAPTPLIMYTIDSYGLTYGLAVTASHNSSDYNGVKFFVDGGKDAPQEITDQIETEWNRLMPDEIKRVEYEAAKSLGKIQIIDPFNNYIDNILGSIELEKIKERRLKVLIDPMHGVSRTCLAAVLVSARCQVDVINDRHDPLFGGRLPSPSANTLNKLKDMVVERGYDLGIATDGDADRLGIIDELGNFIHPNDILVLLYYYLLEYKQIKGSVVRNIATTHLLDRIAADYGQACYEVPVGFKHISSAMEEYQAIIGGESSGGLTINGRIRGKDGIFAAALMTELISVTGKNLSGLLEEIHNRYGQLWSEERDYSFSERRKKELYRILFEEKKLPAYLESVKHISYLDGVKVYFQNDGWIIARFSGTEPVLRIFAEMESKEEAIQVVEQMETFLELNQVKAAI; from the coding sequence ATGTTAAGGTTTGGTACTGGTGGATGGAGAGCGATTATAGGAGATGAATTCACAAGGGATAACATAGAATCACTTGCGCAAACCATTGCAAATTACATAAACAACCAGGCAGATACAGTGAAACCTGCCGGATTCGTTATAGGGTATGACAGACGGTTCCTCTCCCAAAGGGCAGCGGTATGGATGAGTGAGATTATTGCAGCAAACGGTCTGAATGTTTATCTGATAAATGAGGTGGCACCAACACCTCTCATTATGTATACCATTGACAGCTATGGCCTTACATATGGATTAGCCGTAACAGCAAGCCATAACTCATCGGATTATAACGGTGTAAAATTCTTTGTTGACGGAGGGAAAGATGCCCCACAGGAAATAACAGACCAGATAGAGACAGAGTGGAACCGGTTGATGCCGGACGAGATTAAAAGGGTAGAGTATGAAGCGGCAAAGAGTCTAGGTAAAATACAGATTATAGATCCCTTTAACAACTATATAGATAATATTCTAGGTAGTATTGAATTGGAGAAAATCAAGGAAAGACGCCTGAAAGTTTTAATTGACCCTATGCACGGGGTATCCAGAACCTGTCTTGCCGCAGTGCTGGTATCCGCGAGGTGTCAGGTAGATGTTATTAACGACCGTCATGACCCATTATTCGGAGGAAGGCTTCCGTCTCCCTCTGCCAATACATTAAACAAGCTAAAGGATATGGTAGTTGAGAGAGGGTATGACCTAGGGATTGCCACAGATGGAGATGCGGACCGGCTTGGTATCATCGATGAATTGGGTAACTTTATTCATCCGAATGATATACTGGTGCTTTTGTATTATTATCTGCTGGAATATAAGCAGATAAAGGGCAGTGTTGTCAGAAATATTGCTACCACACACCTCCTTGACCGTATTGCAGCGGATTACGGCCAAGCTTGCTATGAGGTTCCGGTAGGGTTCAAACATATCAGCAGCGCCATGGAAGAATATCAGGCTATAATCGGTGGAGAGAGCAGCGGTGGTCTGACGATAAACGGGCGTATCCGTGGAAAGGATGGAATCTTTGCAGCAGCTTTAATGACGGAGTTAATTAGTGTAACAGGAAAAAATCTGTCCGGTCTGCTAGAGGAAATACATAACCGCTATGGTCAGCTATGGTCGGAAGAGCGGGATTACTCCTTCTCGGAAAGAAGAAAGAAAGAACTGTACCGTATTTTATTTGAAGAAAAGAAACTTCCGGCTTACTTAGAATCGGTAAAGCACATCAGTTACCTGGATGGTGTTAAAGTCTACTTTCAAAATGACGGATGGATTATCGCACGTTTTTCCGGGACAGAGCCGGTACTTCGTATATTTGCAGAGATGGAGTCAAAGGAGGAAGCTATTCAGGTAGTAGAGCAGATGGAAACATTCTTAGAATTAAATCAGGTAAAAGCAGCCATATAA
- a CDS encoding carbohydrate ABC transporter permease, producing the protein MKQKMGISEIAFVSVCYIIILFVCVVTLYPFLYLISASLSSAASVMRNEVFLIPKDLTVRAYTVVLKYKGIWTAYGNTIFYTGIGTLLSLGLTILAAYPLSKERWAPRKLMSLFVVFTMWFSGGMIPFYLVMRSLHLLDSRLGILLYPAISAFYVIIFRTHFQSLPVSLEESAKLEGANDLQILVKILVPLSKPIMAAVALYYAVSRWNSYFWEMLLLNDDKKVPVQVLLQRIIISSQLGQDIAKALSPGEATIPTTIKFAAIMVTTVPIIVIYPFLQKYFVSGALVGSVKE; encoded by the coding sequence ATGAAACAAAAAATGGGTATCAGTGAAATTGCTTTTGTGAGTGTATGCTACATTATTATTTTATTTGTATGCGTCGTTACACTCTATCCCTTTCTTTATCTGATATCAGCATCCTTAAGCTCGGCTGCCAGTGTTATGCGAAACGAAGTATTTCTGATACCAAAAGACTTGACGGTTAGAGCCTATACGGTGGTACTTAAATACAAGGGAATCTGGACAGCCTACGGAAACACAATATTTTACACCGGAATCGGCACTTTACTTAGTCTGGGGTTAACGATTCTGGCAGCTTATCCACTCTCCAAGGAAAGGTGGGCACCCAGAAAGCTTATGAGCTTGTTTGTGGTATTTACTATGTGGTTTAGCGGCGGTATGATACCTTTTTACCTGGTTATGCGCAGCCTTCACTTATTGGACAGTCGTTTGGGGATTTTGTTATATCCTGCTATCAGTGCATTTTATGTTATTATTTTCCGTACACATTTTCAAAGTCTTCCGGTATCCCTTGAAGAGTCGGCAAAACTAGAGGGAGCAAATGACTTACAGATACTAGTTAAGATTCTGGTGCCCTTATCAAAGCCTATCATGGCAGCCGTAGCGCTTTATTATGCGGTCAGCCGTTGGAACTCTTACTTTTGGGAGATGCTCTTATTAAATGATGATAAGAAAGTACCGGTACAGGTGCTGCTGCAGCGAATTATTATATCCAGTCAATTGGGGCAGGATATAGCAAAGGCATTGTCTCCCGGCGAGGCAACCATACCGACTACTATAAAATTTGCGGCGATTATGGTAACTACAGTGCCTATAATCGTAATTTATCCCTTTCTGCAAAAGTATTTTGTAAGCGGTGCTTTAGTGGGCAGTGTAAAGGAATAA
- a CDS encoding extracellular solute-binding protein, with amino-acid sequence MLLQKAKKCISLVLVLVLAVGMLGGCGKDTKKEKSGNTNTAVNVTSEPKSSEPVEISMFLPSRLPEAIYNKDTLTFKTLAEKLNINLNIESVVQSEAKQKFSVIVSSGDYPDVMAGTVGDVNTFGMSGAFMPLDDLINQYAPNIKKYLVENKEAMAQCVGSDGKIYGIPMLSAIRTAMGYNIRMDWLKKLNLEVPVTVDDWYKVLTAFKTNDLNGHGAGDVTPLILDRAWENYFMNFADAWGIELNGNNDYWMIKDGEVAFAPILPEAKEFLGTMAKWYKEGLIDSEFITREDTNNYHILNNKAGATCYWTGYIAGQNTNAEVLKNDPNTNWQVIQPPVLKAGDAPRTYSQQSSIVGFSWAISSSAKNAEDIIKMFDYVYSDEGSLLFNFGIEGDSYEMVNGAPQYTDKVNNSEGGRVNWLRANGLQALIGMRQMPEYEAASCANDDVKAQLFNYIDNNYFYPYNPTLTLTAAEQEIYDVKMSAIKTYVDEELLKFFIGSRPIEEFDDFVSRVKELGIDEMTTLKKQSYDRYKSVAE; translated from the coding sequence ATGTTATTACAAAAAGCAAAAAAATGTATCAGTTTGGTTCTGGTATTGGTGCTTGCAGTCGGCATGCTTGGGGGATGCGGCAAGGACACAAAGAAAGAGAAGTCAGGAAATACGAACACGGCAGTAAATGTTACTTCAGAACCTAAGAGCAGTGAACCGGTGGAAATCTCCATGTTTCTGCCCAGCCGTCTGCCCGAGGCAATCTATAACAAAGACACCTTGACCTTTAAGACCCTGGCAGAAAAACTGAATATTAACCTAAACATTGAATCCGTTGTACAAAGCGAAGCAAAGCAAAAATTCAGTGTAATTGTCTCTTCCGGTGATTATCCGGATGTCATGGCAGGTACGGTAGGCGATGTAAATACCTTTGGTATGTCAGGCGCTTTCATGCCACTGGATGATCTGATCAATCAATACGCACCCAATATTAAGAAGTATCTGGTAGAGAATAAAGAAGCCATGGCGCAGTGCGTTGGCAGCGACGGTAAAATATATGGAATCCCCATGTTATCTGCAATTCGTACGGCAATGGGATATAATATCCGTATGGATTGGTTAAAGAAGCTGAACTTAGAGGTTCCGGTTACCGTGGATGACTGGTACAAAGTTCTGACCGCCTTTAAAACAAATGATTTAAACGGACATGGTGCCGGTGATGTTACTCCATTGATTCTAGACCGTGCTTGGGAAAATTATTTTATGAATTTTGCAGATGCCTGGGGAATAGAGCTTAACGGCAATAATGATTATTGGATGATAAAAGACGGTGAAGTAGCTTTTGCGCCTATTCTGCCGGAAGCAAAGGAATTCTTGGGTACTATGGCAAAATGGTATAAGGAAGGACTTATTGACAGCGAATTTATAACAAGAGAAGACACCAATAACTACCATATCTTAAACAACAAAGCAGGTGCTACCTGTTATTGGACCGGATATATTGCAGGACAGAATACCAATGCCGAGGTTCTGAAAAATGATCCAAATACGAATTGGCAGGTTATACAGCCTCCGGTATTAAAGGCAGGAGATGCACCAAGAACTTACAGCCAGCAATCTTCTATTGTTGGTTTCTCCTGGGCAATATCAAGTTCAGCAAAAAATGCAGAAGATATTATTAAGATGTTTGACTATGTTTACAGTGATGAAGGCTCTCTGCTCTTTAATTTTGGTATCGAAGGTGACAGCTATGAGATGGTAAATGGCGCACCTCAATATACGGATAAGGTAAATAACAGTGAAGGCGGCCGTGTTAACTGGCTGCGTGCCAACGGGTTACAGGCATTAATCGGTATGAGACAGATGCCGGAATATGAAGCAGCCTCCTGTGCAAATGATGATGTAAAAGCACAGCTCTTTAACTATATTGACAACAATTATTTTTATCCTTATAACCCCACTTTAACTTTAACAGCAGCAGAACAGGAAATCTACGATGTTAAGATGAGTGCTATTAAGACCTACGTAGATGAAGAGCTTCTTAAGTTCTTTATCGGTTCAAGACCCATTGAAGAGTTTGATGATTTTGTTTCAAGGGTAAAAGAGTTAGGTATTGATGAGATGACGACTTTAAAGAAACAGTCCTATGACAGATATAAATCCGTAGCAGAATAA